A genomic region of Helicoverpa zea isolate HzStark_Cry1AcR chromosome 8, ilHelZeax1.1, whole genome shotgun sequence contains the following coding sequences:
- the LOC124632653 gene encoding trypsin-1-like, with protein sequence MNVQTNYDNRIIGGHEANIVDYPHQVSFIVNQSYFCGGFIVSENYILTAGHCAQNVEPSTVVLRAGSTNRKNGTIIPIAEVIPHPEYDDPAFDKDVAVMRTVDPIEMSDTMKPISLPPKGRNLTAGSMVSVSGWGKTRNIAISIPENLRAVDIPVIAHQKCEQAYSDVLTDNEWCGGNYYLGGKGTCQGDSGGAAIQDGMAVGIVSYGRLCGQPMAPSVFADIAAPPIRDFIANQTGL encoded by the exons AtgaacgttcaaacaaactatgACAACAGGATTATTGGTGGACACGAGGCAAATATAGTAGACTATCCACACCAAGTATCCTTTATTGTGAACCAGTCCTACTTTTGTGGGGGGTTCATCGTCAGCGAGAACTATATCCTGACAGCAGGCCATTGTGCGCAGAA CGTAGAACCAAGCACAGTGGTCCTCCGAGCGGGCAGTACTAACAGGAAGAATGGCACCATCATACCTATAGCTGAAGTTATTCCACACCCGGAGTACGATGACCCTGCATTTGACAAGGATGTAGCCGTGATGAGGACTGTGGATCCGATAGAGATGTCTGATACTATGAAACCGATTTCACTGCCGCCAAAAGGTAGAAATTTGACTGCTGGCAGTATGGTTTCAGTCAGTGGATGGGGTAAGACAAGG AATATAGCGATTTCTATTCCGGAGAATCTGAGGGCCGTTGATATTCCAGTGATAGCACACCAGAAATGCGAACAGGCGTACAGTGATGTGCTTACTGACAACGAGTGGTGCGGAGGCAACTACTATCTAGGAGGCAAAGGAACCTGTCAG GGTGACTCCGGTGGCGCGGCTATACAAGACGGTATGGCTGTGGGCATCGTATCGTATGGTCGCTTATGTGGCCAGCCAATGGCACCAAGCGTCTTTGCCGATATCGCCGCACCACCTATAAGGGATTTTATCGCAAATCAAACTGGATTATGA
- the LOC124632513 gene encoding trypsin-3-like, translating into MFYLKIIILAILVYFNLVSPFDFNFPSLPVSEEFQLDSVPYDDRIVGGHEANIEDFPHQVVFTVKNSYLCGGFIVSENYILTAAQCVMRVHPRDVVLRAGSTNRKNGTIIPIAELIPHPEYDDPAIDKDVALMRTVNPIKYTDTIQPVKLPELNRTMVSDTMVQVSGWGRTEGGNSSVPENLMAVEIYVVARYKCQLVYNDLLTDNEWCAGNFFFGRQGICWGDSGGAAIQDGLAVGIVSYARGCARPLSPSVFTDVAAPPIREFIEQHSGL; encoded by the exons atgttctatttaaaaataattattttggcgattttagtatattttaatttgg TATCTCCATTCGACTTCAACTTTCCAAGTCTTCCAGTATCCGAAGAGTTTCAGCTTGATTCAGTTCCCTACGATGACAGGATCGTTGGGGGTCACGAAGCAAATATAGAAGACTTTCCTCATCAAGTGGTGTTCACTGTGAAGAACTCCTATCTTTGTGGGGGGTTCATCGTCAGCGAGAACTATATCCTGACAGCAGCCCAATGTGTGATGAG AGTACACCCAAGAGACGTGGTCCTTCGAGCAGGCAGTACTAATAGGAAGAATGGTACCATCATTCCCATAGCTGAACTCATTCCACACCCTGAGTATGACGACCCAGCAATTGACAAGGACGTAGCCTTGATGAGGACTGTTAATCCTATAAAGTATACTGATACTATACAACCAGTGAAGTTACCGGAATTGAATAGAACTATGGTCAGTGATACTATGGTTCAGGTTAGCGGATGGGGCAGAACAGAG GGAGGAAACAGTTCAGTTCCTGAGAATCTGATGGCCGTGGAGATCTATGTGGTGGCCCGTTATAAATGCCAGTTGGTGTACAATGATCTGCTGACTGACAATGAGTGGTGCGCAGGGAATTTCTTCTTCGGTCGCCAAGGAATTTGTTGG GGTGATTCAGGCGGTGCGGCAATACAAGACGGCCTGGCTGTGGGCATCGTGTCGTACGCGCGTGGCTGTGCCCGACCGCTCTCACCGAGTGTGTTCACCGATGTCGCTGCACCACCTATAAGAGAATTTATTGAACAACATTCTGGCTTGTGA